In Leptospira stimsonii, the genomic stretch CCATCTTTGAGAAGAATCAGGAACAACGCCGTCGTTAGCGATACTCATTCCGTAGAAAGGAGCTCCGATCGCACAGATCGGATAGATGATTCCCATTGCTGGGTGTTGAATCAGATCGGGAACGGAGATTGTAGATCCGTAGGAAAAGTACTTAACTCCGGATACGTTTGGAGACGCGGCATTCAAAGCTTTCACACCGTCAGTGGTAAGGAGTTTCAAAGCGGCTGTTGCGTTCTGACTGGAATCTCCATAGACAAAGCCGATCACGGCATTGAGCACTGTGGAAACGTAAGGAAGGGCCCAACTTGGGATCACGGTGGCGACGATGTTTGCGACCGGGCTTCCTTGGTGAGGAGTGTTCAAAGTAGTTACTGTCGCCACTTTAGAACTCATAGAGAGATTCGAAACCATATAGCGAGCATCCAGACCACCTTGCGAGTGACCGATGATATGCACCTTTCCGGTGTAATTGTTTGCGGCCATCGCCGCGAGGATTGCAGTTTTCAACTGAGAAGCTCTGTTGGAGCTCGAGTTCAGTGCGGTAACGGAAGGAGTCAATACGGTGGCTCCCTGACTTGTCAGATAGGCCGCATTACCACCCCAATAGTCAATCACTGTGGAACCATTTCCCCAACCGAAAAGACCGTGAGCTAACACGATCGGATAGGTCCCGGAAAGGGGCTTGCTGGAAGAGCCTCCGCCGGACGCAGAAAGAACGCTTGTTATAAAAAAAACAAGCAATACGCTTACTATTCTCATCACTTTTTTCATTTGTATTTACCTCGTGCTCTTAGGAAGAGCGCAAACGCAAGATATTAGAGAATAAACGTCGTTCAAGAAAAAAACGTTAAGCGAAGTCAGTTCTCTCATATTTTTTATTAAATAACGTACGTTTGTTATACAATAATTGTAGATAAGTTTTATATAATTCGAATATAAGGAAGATGGAAAGTTAGGCGGAATGCAGTTTGTATTTATGCAATTCTTCTTCGAAGCTTTAAAATTCAATCCACTTAAAGTCAGGTGTTTGACCGAATCGGAGTTGTTGGTTCTCTCTCGAGTAAATCTTCCCGCATGATCCGGCATTCCTGTTTTTAGAGGAAATGTCTTTTCTTTTTACTTCTCCGGATTCTTGGCGCTGAATTTCAATTTCGACATACATCAGGTTCTACGAAAAAACTCAAACAGGTTTCCGCAATACCAATCGAATTTACATCTAATTGTTTTCCGTTGTAAGGATCCAAATTCGAGAATTCTATTTCAAAGAAGAAATTGCGATTTTATTTTCGGAGAATGGATGATTGATCGACCAATTCGAATTGAATTAACAAAGAAACAATTGAATATGATTTTTTTAGAAGGCAAACCGAACTCTTAAACAAAGAGCTTTGAGGATTCGCTCCTGATTTCGACTCTTGGACGAACGAAATGTTTGTCTGAACGGACGTCGATTCTAAAATTCCAACGGACGGATCGAAGGGCGGTTTTCTTTATTCCTTTGATTATGTTATTGAAATGAATTCAAGTAGCTTTCGGGTTTTCTGCGCTGGGGTTGCGTGCTCGATGGTATTTTTATTTTATCTCCTACGAATTCAATGAGACCTTACAGCAGTTAGGTGACTCGGCAAATCGTGAAAACGAACTATTATCCGATCGTATTGAATACAATTACTCTCGGAACCCCTTTTTGGCGGTTTTCTATTGTATTGGAATTTATCCCAACGGGTTTCATCAGGATTGGATTTTTCGAGATACGGAATTTTTGGTTTGAAAGCGTCCTTACTCGGTTTTTGGATCAATCCTCCAACCATTAAAAGGATGACCGAAATTGGACAGACTCTTATAAAAACTGGTTCAACAACTGGGCTAATCCTGGAGTTGACTCGGTTGAGATGCAAATTCTTGCTGTCCACTCGATTCATTGCCATGTGCGTTATAGCAAGCATTTTGCTGACGGAGTTCGCAAGGTATCTTTGAGATAATATTAGAAATACACGAAATTCTAATTCTTTACGATGGTTATCGGTTCGGATGAGATTGTACGTTGCAGTCTCGGATCTTTCTCGGGTTTTGGATTTTAGGGAGATCGGAAAAAGTAGAAAAGGGGCTTGTCTCGATTTTGGTAGGATTCTGATCGGACGGGCTGATTCCTACGGATCCGAAGGAAGTAGGAGGACTAAAACAAAGAGGAAACTCATTCGTTCGTTGAAGTGTCGGTTTATCTTTTTGAATTGAGAAGATAGATTCAAAAACCTGAATATAGATTCGATCCGATTTTTGCGACCAACGTATACGGTGGAGGGGCGTTTCTTTCCATTCCGGAAGCGAAATCCGAGAAACGATTTGAAGCGATGAATTTGCTTCGGGAGCTCGCCGGAGCCAGACTATCTCAGGCTGAAGAAACTCAAGGTCTTCGTCCGTGACCGCAAGAATAAGAATTAGAGAGTTCCCGTCCGGAGAAGGAACTAACTGTAAAACGACCTGACCGGGTTTCAGATGTGTGGAGATCAAAATCTCTTTTTTTTCATCGAGATTAAGTGCCGAAGGGATTCTTGCAAAGCTACCGTATTGGTCGTCTTTTCCTCCGATCCAGTACAAGGATTTCGTTCCTGAGTGAAAGTAAACGGTTCCCGGCAAAATCCAAGACGAAAACGGAATTTGCCCGATCGGATTCGAAGATTCTTCAGGACGAAAGAGACGAATGATAGAACGATAATTTCGTTTTAAAGTTGTTCCGGAAAGCGGATTCCACGAATCCTTTTCTTGATATAAAACTTCCGTCTGAACGATTTCTTTTCCCGAAGAAGAAAAACCTCTTTCCAAAGTAAGTGATGAATCTTTCCAGATCAAAAAAGAACAGGAGGGAAAAAGCAAAAGAATATATAACGAATTATGAATTTGTTTTAGGAGGGATTTATTTTTCATAAAATGGAAACTAGTGGAGGATGTGAAATCGATCGGATCAAAGTCAAGGCAACCCCGCTCGATAGAGCGGAGCCGCACTCATTGACTAAAGTTGAATTATCTCCAACCTTCGTTTTTTATCTCACTGTGGTTGAGATACAATCCCGAGGTTCCAACGGAAGGTGCTCTGGTATGTCCTTGAAACTGAGTGTAAGTTACATTCGAGTTAAAAGGCCAAATCCCTTCGCTCTGCGTCAGAGAAGATTGGCACTTGCTTACGCCACCCGCCTTGTTATAAGCACAAGAAGAGTGAAACGCTACCGCGTAGTCGTCTTCACCAGGTAGAATCAGAGAAGCTCCGATCATTCCTTTGTAACCAGGAACCTGGTAAACGGTAACTCCGGCGGTATTGTTGTGGTTGTAAGCACCTCTCGCAGTAGAAACGATCAGAGATTTATCCATCGCGTTTCCACCAAACCCAAAAGTAATTCCGTTGAGAGCCGAAGCGAGTTCGGATCCACCGGATGCGGCGGCCAGTGCGGTAATTTTTGTGAAATTATATCCGCGGCTGGAAGCGCTTGCTCCAAGATTTGCGAGCCAGTACTCAGTCACATAACAGCCAGCGCTATGGCAAACGATTTTGCAGGAATTGGATCCTTTACAATACGTGTTTACCACAGTTGTAAAGTTAGTCTGTGCTCTTGCAGATCCGTAATTTCTCGGATCTGAAGTTCCATCGTAACCAACAAACACTTTTGCTCCTGATACGGAGTTTACGCTACTTCCCCAATAATTGTTCACGTCCACAGTTCCGGTTCCGTTGTGGTTCTTATCAGACTTTCCGTGAACAAACACGGTATAAGTTTGAGCGGAAAGAGTCCCCGCTAAAAGAAACACACAAAGAGCCAGTCCCATCATCAGCTTTGTTTTCAAATTACTCATCTTTTTCACTATTCTCCATTTCTTTGGGGAAAAGAAATTCTTCTCCCGCTCTAAAAGTTTAACTCTTCTTCTATTAAGTCAAGTGAAGTATCGCAATTTATAAATAACGATAAAAATAAAAAAATCATCTTTAAAAAACACTTATTATAAATAAATACAAATATGGTTGCTCTTCTTTCGGGAGAATATACGCTGATCAACGAAAAAGAACCCTCATTTTGCGTTATGTGCTCTTTTAAAGGGGATAAAAGAAAAGGAAATCATGAAAATCGGAAACAAATATGTGATCTATGGAGTGATTGTGTCAGTGATCTTGATTCTAACGGCGTTCGTTTTCTGGCCGGAAGAGAAGGGAGGTTCTTGGTTTCAATCCGATGCCGAGAAGAAAGAAAGGGCTGAACGGATGGCGAGAAGTTCTCCCCCCGGAGGTTCCGGATCTCCGTTTGACGGAGAGAGCGGAGGCGGATCGTTACAAGACATAGATGATTCCGTTCCGATCGAAAGAATATTAGAAGATTATAAAGAATGGTCGCAGTATCCTCCAAATTCGAGACCGCTTTCCAAGTTCAACGAAGACCTGATTCGGCCGTCTTTTATTCAGACGACCGCGATTCCTATGGTGGATAGCGCGGATTCGAAAGAGCCGAACGGCTACAGTTGTCAATTACAACCTCTTGCCTGGGCAGTCATCGGTTCGCAAGATCATATGAGAATCGTTTTTGATTGTAGAGGTCCTGAGGGAAAAAGAATTCCGATCGAGATTAAGGGATCTCGTATGTGGAGGGAATTTGACGGTGAGAAGTTCGGAACTTTGAGTCCGGATGTTGGGGATAACGGAGTCAATGGAGACGATGTCGCCAAGGACTTACTCTATACGTTTCAATGGAAACCGACTCAGAAAGACTGGGGAGATATGATTCTCGAAGTCGACTTTCGTTACGGGCCGGGTTATAAAAAAACAGGAAAATTGAATACTTCATTCTATTCTTCTCCCGGAAAACCGGCGGAGTTGAGCGGAGCTTTCTCCGATACGACGAGCGACGGCTCCCTTGTTGTAAGAGTAGGAATCAACGTTTACACTGCAGGGAATTATCATGTGGAAGCAAATCTGAAACACGCGGAAACAGGGGAATACATCGCTTGGGCGACGTTCGATTCTAAACTTCCATCCGGTTACGGAGAGGCAGAATTCTTATTTTATGGAAAATTGATTCGAGACTCCGGTTTGGACGGTCCATACGTGGTAACGGATATAAGAGGTCACCGAGTAAACCTTGCTGTAGATCCCGAATGGTTTAGTCAAGGAGAAGCAGGATTGAAGAAGATTCAAGCGGCGAGAACGACGGAACCGGATCGAGAACTCATTCTTCCTTATAAGGATTTTTTTAAGACGAAATTTTACGACGTGAAACAGTTTACTTCTAAGATATGGGACAGTAATGAGAAACAAAAAAGGATTAAAGAATTAGAAAGTATGGAAAGGTGAATTTGAATAAATTTAGTAAAAAAGAATATACGAATAATTTAAACATATGATTTCCTTTTTGTCCTTAAGTCCGTTCGGATTTTTTAATTCCTCATGCAGATGGGAGGTTATCGGTTTTTAATAGGTTATTTTTTTGATTTGTCTCGGTCTGTAAAAGAGGATTCTTTTTGGAAAAGATCGAGAGAGACACCGTTGAATGATCGAAATGGATTCTTACGAACTCCGCTCCCCATAAAGAGCGGAGTTTCTTTTTTAAAAAAGAAGAATTATCTCCATCCTTCGTTTTTAAGTTCACTGTGATTCAGATACAGCCCGGAAGCGCCGACCGACGGAGCTCTCGTATGACCTTGAAACTGAGTGTAAGTTACATTCGAGTTAAAAGGCCAGATCCCTTCGCTCTGAGTCAATGTCGCTTGGCACTGGCTCAATCCGCCTGCTTTGTTGTAAGCGCAAGAAGAATGAAACGCGACCGCGTAATCGTCTTCCCCCGGAAGAATCAGAGATGCGCCAGCCATTCCCTTATATCCTGGAACTTGGTAGACGGTTACTCCCGCAGTGTTATTGTGATTGTAAGCGCCTCTCGCTGTGGAAACGATCAAAGCCTTGTCCATGGAATTTCCGGCGAATCCAAACGTGACCCCATTCAATGCGGACGCTAGCTCAGAACCGCCGGATGCGGCCGCGAGCGCGGTCACTTTTGTAAAGTTGTAACCTTTGCTGGAAGCGCTTCCTCCGAGGTTTGCGAGCCAATATTCTGTCACATAACAACCCGCGCTATGGCAAACGATTTTGCAGGAATTGCTTCCTTTGCAATAAGTGTTTACCACGGTGGTAAAGTTGGTTTGTGCTCTCGCGGTACCATAACTTCTTGGATCGGATGTTCCATCGTATCCAACGAATACTTTCGCGCCGGAAACGGAATTCACACTTGTTCCCCAGTAGTTGTTTACATCGGTTGTTCCCGTGCCATTGTGATTCTGGTCGGACTTTCCGTGAACAAACACGGTATACGTCTGAGCAGAAAGAGATCCTGCCATAAACAGGGCACAAAGAATCAGTCCCACGCTCTTCATTTTTTTCATTTTCATTCTCTTCACTATTCTCCTGATATATAATTTAGGAAGGAGTCCGGTGCATTGTTCAAATTTTGCACAAGTTAAGTCAAGTCCAAGTGTGATCTTTTTTAAATAACGGATAGAATAAAAAATTATCGAAGAATTTTCTTTTTTGGAATCGGATTCTTTCTATTCGCGAAGAACGACGTTCGTTAACTTGAGTTTCTAAAACATACTCGGGTTTAAGCGTGGATTCATCGTGAACAATCGACGTTGGATCGAAGAACCGTGTCTTTTTATTTTCATTTTTGTTAAGCGAAATGGAAAAAAGAGTCTTCTCGGTAATACCTTCTTTAAATCAAGGGATTGGATGGAAGAATTTCTTGGACCGATTTTACGAGTTGGAAAATTCGTTTTTTCGAATAGAGTTACAATCCGGGAAAAAGATTCTCTCCTTTTGTTAAGCGAAGTTGATATTTTTCTGGAATTCGAAAAATACCTTTGTTTAAGGACATCGGATCGTTTAAACCCAGTCGATTTCTTGCGATTCGAAATCGTTTCCAGAGTATTTCCGCGTAAGGTCCTGTTCCCACCATTCTACTTGAATAATCGGAATCATAGAGTTTGCCGCCTCTCGCTTGACGAATTAAGTTTTCCACTTTCTCTTTTTTGAGAGGATAATTCGTTTCCAACCAATCCAAAAAGAGGGGAGCGACTTCGAAAGGAAGACGCAAAAATACCATTCCTGCCGTTTTGGCTCCGGATTCTTTTGCGGACTGAAGAATCGTTTCCAGCTCGTGATCGTTTAACCCGGGGATCATCGGCGCGGCCATCACTCCGGTAGGAACTCCCAATTCGGAAAGGCTTCGAATCGCTTTCAGTCTTTTTTCAGGATTGGCGGTCCGAGGCTCCATTCTTCTCCAGAGTTCCGAATCGAGAGTGGTCACGCTGATATAAACCTTTACTAGATTCTGAGACGCCAATTTTTCGAGAAGATCCATGTCTCTGGTTACGAGATAGGATTTTGTGATCATCGCGACTGGTTGTCGAAATTCTAAAAAAACTTTAAGGAGTTCTCGAGTGATTTCTAATTTTCTCTCGATCGGCTGATAAATATCGGTTACGCCCGCGAGCTGGATCGTTACGACCTCTCCGTTTTGCTTGGAAAGATATTTTCGAAGAAGATCGGGCGCATTTCGTTTCGCAAAAATCTTTGTTTCAAAATCGATTCCTGGAGAAAGATCCACGTAAGAGTGATTCGGCCGTGCATAACAGTAGATACAACCATGTTCGCAACCCCGGTATGGATTGAGAGAGCGAGTAAAGTGTAAATCAGGACAATCATTTTCCGTCACGATTGTTTTCGCGCGTTCTTCAAAAAGAATCGTTTTCGGAGAAGGGGACTCATCCGGAAATTCCGGATCGGATTCTCGATAAGTAGAATCAAACCGGCCGGCGATCTTAGATTCCGTTCCCCGATTGATTCTTCTCTGTCCGAGCATTGAGATTCCCAAACAGAATGTTTCACTATTTATAAAATAAGCAAATAAATTTTAAGTATTTTTATCTTTTGGAAGGAATAAAATTGAAGAATTTTTTTTCGTTTTATTCGCTCAGTGTGATCAAAATATCGTCTATAGCATAGGGGGGTATAGTATATGAAACCGAAATACAAACTGCACTCTGATCCTAAAGTCAAGGAAGCATTAACTTTGAGGCTCAAGAAAATTGAAGGGCAGATCCGAGGAATACAAGGTATGATTGAAAGGGACGAATACTGCGACGATGTTCTCAATCAATTGTCTTCCGCAAAATCGGCGTTAGATGGAGTTTCGAAAACTCTTCTCAAAAGTCATATTGAAACCTGCGTAGTTGAAAGATTTAAGGAGAATGATCCCGCGATCTTGAATGAGTTTATGACTACGGTTGACCGCATTCTTAAATAAATCTTGGAGGAATCAAGTCATGAAAGAAATCAAATTAGAAGTCGAAGGAATGACATGCAATCACTGTCAGCATACGATCGAATCCGCGTTAAAGGAAATCGGCCTTTCTTCCAAAGCGAGTTTAGCGAATAAGGAAGTCGTTTATCAAGGAGAAGGTACGGAAGAAGAATTATCCAAGGTCAGAGCCGCGATCTTGGAAGAAGGTTATACGCCGGGTTCAATCAAATGAATCCCTCGGTTAAGGCGGAACCTTCCGATTCCGGAATTACTCTCGATCTGATCGGAATGACCTGCGCAAATTGTGCCCTCCGAATCGAAAAGGGATTGAAAAAAGTTCCCGGAGTCAAGGACGCAAGGGTCAATTTCGCAATGGAAACGGCGAAAGTGGAGTTTTCTTCTCCGGTTTCTCAAGAGGTCTTATTGGACAAAGTCGATTCGCTCGGGTATAGAGCGCTTGTTCACGAAGAAATCGTTCTGAACGGCGAGGCCGAAAAAGCGCACGAGGAAGAATTCAGAAAATTAAAATTTAGACTTCTTGCATCGGTTCTTTTTTCCACTCCTTTGCTTTTATCCATGGTAGGGCATTTTGGAGAAAATAAGTTTTCCGAATATTTACATTTTCTAATGAATCCATGGTTGCAGTTCGCGCTTGCAACTCCTGTCCAATTTTGGATCGGTTTTTCCTTCTACTTGGGCGCTTTTCGGTCGCTTAAGAACGGCGGGGCGAATATGGACGTGCTTGTTGTCCTTGGCACCTCGGCCGCCTACTTTTATAGCGTAAAACAATCCTTTCTTTCCTTAGAAGGACATCACCATGGGGAAATTTTCCTCTACTATGAAACTTCGGCCGTTCTGATTACATTGATTCTTTTCGGTAAATTTTTGGAACATCTCGCGAAAGGTAAGTCTTCAAAAGCGATTCAATCTTTAGTCGGGTTACAACCGAAAACCGCGAACATCATCCGTGAAGATGAAATTCAGGAAATTCCCTTGGCGGCGGTGAGGAGCGGAGATTTACTTCTCGTAAAAGTTGGAGAAACAGTTCCCGTCGACGGAATTGTCGAAGAGGGAAGTTCCTCTATCGACGAATCGATGTTAACCGGTGAAAGCATTCCGGTTGAAAAGAAGGTGGGGAGCGCCTTGTTTGGAGGTTCGCTTAACAAAAACGGAATTCTGAAACTCAGAGCTTCGAAAGTAGGAAAGGATACTCTTTTATCCGGCATCGTAAGAGTTGTGCAAGAAGCGCAAGGTTCCAGGGCTCCAATTCAAAGGATTGCGGATAGAATTTCCGGGGTTTTTGTCCCGGCCGTTATTTTGATTGCGGCTTTTACTTTTGCCCTTTGGTTTTTTTGGATAGAACCCGGAGTTTTCTCAGGCGCGTTGGAAAAAGCGATTGCGGTGCTCGTGATTGCTTGTCCTTGTGCGCTTGGGCTTGCGACTCCCGTCTCCATTCTTGCCGGATCCGGAAGGGCCGCTACTTTAGGAATCCTGTTTCGTACCGCGGAAGCATTAGAAATTGCTCATAAAGTGAATACTGTCGTTTTTGATAAGACGGGAACTTTGACGCACGGAAAGCCGATTCTTAAAAAAATCGACGTTATCCCTTCCGGAGACGAATCTCGACTCCTTATGATAGCGGGCGCCGCGGAACAAAATTCGGAACATCCGCTTTCGAAAGCGATCGTGGATTCCGCGAAACAGCGAGGTCTGATTCTTCCGATTTCGGAAACGTTCGAGACGATACCGGGTGGAGGAGTTTTTGCAATCGTAAACTCAAAAGAAGTTCTATTGGGAACGGATCGGCTCTTTAAAGAAAAGGGTATTCGATTGAATCAGACTCTTTCCGATTTAAAGATTCAGAGAGAAGCCGAAGGGGCTACGGTCGTGCATTTGAGCGTGGATGGAATTCACAGCGCGGTTCTTTCCTTGGCGGATACTGTTAAGGATTCTACTCCCGATTCGATCACGCGGTTGAAGGCACTCGGAATGGAAGTTTATATGATCACGGGAGACAATGAAAGAACGGCTAATGCGGTAGCGAAGACTTGCGGTATCGATCACGTCCTTGCTGAAATTCTTCCAGAAGGAAAGGCGACGGAAGTTAAAACGCTGATGGATTCGGGAAAAGTCGTCGCGATGGTTGGAGACGGTATCAACGACGCGCCGGCTCTAGCCGTTGCAAATTTGGGAATCGCAATGGGAACGGGAACGGACGTCGCAATGGAATCTTCCGATGTCGTGATCATGAACGGGGATCTCGCTTCGATTGCAAACGCATTCGCAATGAGTCGTAGAACCGTTTATAATATCAGGCAGAATTTATTCTGGGCGTTGATCTATAACGCGCTCGGAATTCCTTTCGCGGCCGCCGGTTTTTTAGCCCCTTGGATTGCCGGAGGAGCGATGGCATTCAGTTCCGTTTCGGTAGTTCTCAACGCATTGCGGTTGCAAAGAAAGTAAATTAGAAAAGAGGAATATTCTCGGAATCATTTGTTCGACGTTTCCGAGAATATTCGTGTCTTGTTTTTAGGTCTTCGAGGGCATTGGATTTTGCGTAAATATCGTAGCGATTATTTCAGAACGCCGTCCATCCATTCCTTATAAGAATAGAGGCTACTGATCGTTGCGATATAGGAGTTCGCGGCCGGATCCAGATCGATACCATAAGTCAGAAAACGTCCGACTACGGGCGTATAGAATGCGTCCGCAATTCCAAATTGTTTTCCGAACAGAAACGGCCCTTTGTGTTTATTTAGACATTCTTTCCAGATGGACTCGATTCTTCTTATATCTTTCCATGCTTCTTCGGGGAACGTTCTTCCGTGCAATTTTTCAGCGAGATTCATCGAAAGATTCTTTCTTAGATCGCCGAATCCGGAATGCATTTCCGCGACAATCGATCTAGCGAAGGCTCTCGCGGCTTTTTCTTTCGGCCAAAGATTTTTTTCCGGAAAACTCTCCGCTATATATTCAACGATGCTCAACGTATCCCAGACCTTGATATCTCCGTCGACTAGGACAGGAACTTTGCCGGCATTCGAGTAGAGTTTTATTTTTTCAAAGAACTCGGGTGTGTTTAGAACGAGCGAGATTTCCGTGAAGGGAATCTTACTTTCCTTTAATAAAATCCAAGGACGTAAAGACCAAGAAGAGAATTTTTTGTCGCCGATTACGAGTTGAAGATCTGCCATAGGACCAAATTCTTTCGGCAAAAGAATCTTGAAAATTGAAATTCTTCCACTTCCAGAATCAAAAGGAAGACAAAGCGACATTTTAAATGGACTGAGTTCTAAATCGTTTGGAAAATTTCCATTTTATAAATCAAGTCGGTATCGTTTCTTGAAGATTCGATACGGTTTCCGCGTTTTGCGGAGTTTCGGATTTTAAATTTTTTCCAAAGTGAATCCTAAATTCATTTTTTAATTTAAAATCCTGACCCATGTTCTTTTTTGAGACGGCCCTACTTCAGTATTTTAACGGAAGCGACAAAGACGCTAAAACCGTTTCGACCGGGATCTCGGAGACGGAATGATCTAGAATATTCGAAATCTGGAATGTTCCGGAATGTTTTCGAGCTACGAAGTCAACGATCGTCAATCCGAGTCCCGAGAAAAAAGTTTCCATTGGAAGGCTTTCGTAGACGAATCCTGTGAGTCGATAGAAAGGTTGTTTCACCAATATTTCCTTATCTTTGGGAACACCCGGGATCGATTTTGAATCGAATTCATTTTTGAAGGAAAGGTTCAACATTCCGTTTTGAATCTTGTCATAGATCAAAATCTTAGAATCGATGCGTGCATACTTTGCGGCGTTCACGATCAATTCTTCCAAGATCAGTTGAATCGAAGATTGGTCCACTTCGATTTGAATCGAATTGGGATGTAAGGATTTATGAAAGGAAATGCTCAGAGCTTTTTCACTCAAAAATTTCTCCATCTTTTCAGAAGCGTTTTCAACCGTTTGTTCGATCAGCTCGAAAAAATCGGAAACGCTCATCTTTGTTTTTTCTTTAGATATATCGCGGTTGAGTATTTCCATACTCTTTTCCAAACAGTGAAGAGTATCGTGAACCGTTTGATTGTTCACAAAAAGAAGGTCGGCGATTTCCTTTGATAATACGCAATTCTCCCCCTCGTATTTGGCGGATGATTTTAGAATTTCGATCAGACTTACGATCGCACCGATACCGCCCCCGCTCAAAAAAGTTTGTTTGATGTTGTTGAGAGTCACCTTGCTGACATCGACCGTTTTTTCCAGATCGGACATCCAGGATTGTTTGTACAAGATCCAATCTAACTGGGCTCTCAGTCGCGTTTCGGTTTCTTCTTGAAGAACTTTTTCCGTAGATTTCTTTTGAGTATACTCCGAGATCCGCTTCATACAATGTCCGAAAACTTGAATGTCGATGGGTTTGATCAGGTAATCCAGTACTCCCAGTTTCATCACTTCGATGATCGTATCAGGCTGGTTGTTTCCGGTTTGAACGAGAATGATCGGATCTTCCAAAAAAGTCTTAATTTCTCGGATGAAGTCTTGTCCCTTAATGAGTGGGGTTTCCAGGTCCACTATGAATGCGGAGAATTGTTTTTCTCGAGCGGCTTCTAAAGCCTGTTTTCCGTTCGCGTAACCTTCCGCTTTGATCCCGAGAGTTTTACAGATCTGGAGTAATAGCGCTCTGATTTCATCAGCGTCTTCTAATATGAGAATCGGATCCCTTAGGGCTATGGATTGCTCGAGAACATTTTGTCTGAATTGATTTTGGCGAATATCGATTGTGTTTATCATCTGTCTATTACCTAACTAATTAAAGTTCCTGATTTTTATCAATGCCGACGACCGGTTTCTTCCAACTGTTAGTATTGACGGAAGATAAATACAGTTTCATACTTTGGTAGATTATAAACTGAAATTCTCACCCTTGAAAAAAGCTAATTTTCGAATACTGCTCAAGGGATATGGAGGGAATGTATGTCAACCGTGGAAAATCAGAATCAAATAAAAAGCGAAGATTTGTCATCAATCTTAACTTCTTACTTTTATCAGTATCCGCACGCGATGTTTATCACGGACAGGGAGGGAAGGATAGAATTCATTAACCCCGTTTTCGAAAGACTTTCCGGTTATAAACGAAACGAGTTGATCGGTCAGAATCCGAGATTCTTCCAATCGGGAAGTCATGACTCCGAATTTTATGAAAATTTTTGGAGAACTATCTTATCCGGTAAGGAATACGAAGGGAATTTCTTAAATAAGAATCGATCCGGAGAAACGATTTCCTGGAAAGAAAGAATCACTCCGCTTCGGGATGAAAAAGGGAATATCTCCAACTTCCTCTGTAAAGTGGATCTTCCACAGGACAAAACCGCTGTAGTCGGGGGGAATCCTTCGGCGGAAGGGGTATCGGCCACTAAG encodes the following:
- a CDS encoding lipase family alpha/beta hydrolase, with the translated sequence MKKVMRIVSVLLVFFITSVLSASGGGSSSKPLSGTYPIVLAHGLFGWGNGSTVIDYWGGNAAYLTSQGATVLTPSVTALNSSSNRASQLKTAILAAMAANNYTGKVHIIGHSQGGLDARYMVSNLSMSSKVATVTTLNTPHQGSPVANIVATVIPSWALPYVSTVLNAVIGFVYGDSSQNATAALKLLTTDGVKALNAASPNVSGVKYFSYGSTISVPDLIQHPAMGIIYPICAIGAPFYGMSIANDGVVPDSSQRWGTWKGGPSIPLLTTGIDHLEATNALHLGQLWYDTNAYFLKMASNAKSNQ
- a CDS encoding PA0069 family radical SAM protein, with the translated sequence MLGQRRINRGTESKIAGRFDSTYRESDPEFPDESPSPKTILFEERAKTIVTENDCPDLHFTRSLNPYRGCEHGCIYCYARPNHSYVDLSPGIDFETKIFAKRNAPDLLRKYLSKQNGEVVTIQLAGVTDIYQPIERKLEITRELLKVFLEFRQPVAMITKSYLVTRDMDLLEKLASQNLVKVYISVTTLDSELWRRMEPRTANPEKRLKAIRSLSELGVPTGVMAAPMIPGLNDHELETILQSAKESGAKTAGMVFLRLPFEVAPLFLDWLETNYPLKKEKVENLIRQARGGKLYDSDYSSRMVGTGPYAEILWKRFRIARNRLGLNDPMSLNKGIFRIPEKYQLRLTKGENLFPGL
- a CDS encoding metal-sensitive transcriptional regulator; this encodes MKPKYKLHSDPKVKEALTLRLKKIEGQIRGIQGMIERDEYCDDVLNQLSSAKSALDGVSKTLLKSHIETCVVERFKENDPAILNEFMTTVDRILK
- a CDS encoding heavy-metal-associated domain-containing protein, yielding MKEIKLEVEGMTCNHCQHTIESALKEIGLSSKASLANKEVVYQGEGTEEELSKVRAAILEEGYTPGSIK
- a CDS encoding heavy metal translocating P-type ATPase, with the protein product MNPSVKAEPSDSGITLDLIGMTCANCALRIEKGLKKVPGVKDARVNFAMETAKVEFSSPVSQEVLLDKVDSLGYRALVHEEIVLNGEAEKAHEEEFRKLKFRLLASVLFSTPLLLSMVGHFGENKFSEYLHFLMNPWLQFALATPVQFWIGFSFYLGAFRSLKNGGANMDVLVVLGTSAAYFYSVKQSFLSLEGHHHGEIFLYYETSAVLITLILFGKFLEHLAKGKSSKAIQSLVGLQPKTANIIREDEIQEIPLAAVRSGDLLLVKVGETVPVDGIVEEGSSSIDESMLTGESIPVEKKVGSALFGGSLNKNGILKLRASKVGKDTLLSGIVRVVQEAQGSRAPIQRIADRISGVFVPAVILIAAFTFALWFFWIEPGVFSGALEKAIAVLVIACPCALGLATPVSILAGSGRAATLGILFRTAEALEIAHKVNTVVFDKTGTLTHGKPILKKIDVIPSGDESRLLMIAGAAEQNSEHPLSKAIVDSAKQRGLILPISETFETIPGGGVFAIVNSKEVLLGTDRLFKEKGIRLNQTLSDLKIQREAEGATVVHLSVDGIHSAVLSLADTVKDSTPDSITRLKALGMEVYMITGDNERTANAVAKTCGIDHVLAEILPEGKATEVKTLMDSGKVVAMVGDGINDAPALAVANLGIAMGTGTDVAMESSDVVIMNGDLASIANAFAMSRRTVYNIRQNLFWALIYNALGIPFAAAGFLAPWIAGGAMAFSSVSVVLNALRLQRK
- a CDS encoding glutathione S-transferase family protein; the protein is MADLQLVIGDKKFSSWSLRPWILLKESKIPFTEISLVLNTPEFFEKIKLYSNAGKVPVLVDGDIKVWDTLSIVEYIAESFPEKNLWPKEKAARAFARSIVAEMHSGFGDLRKNLSMNLAEKLHGRTFPEEAWKDIRRIESIWKECLNKHKGPFLFGKQFGIADAFYTPVVGRFLTYGIDLDPAANSYIATISSLYSYKEWMDGVLK